tgtaaTATCTTCTATTTGATAGGTTGGGACTCCAATTTGTATTCCTTCTAGAGACTTCATTGACATTAGCGGCCGCATTGCCTCCATTGAAAATAACCAGACGCCAGTTGATTATGCAAAGAAAGGGCTGAAAGGAGCTATTAAGGTACATATGCCTACAGAAAATTGATTTTTCAGATCTTAAACAAAATATACTACAAAATATCTTAAACAATTTAAGCCTTACCTATGGTCAGTTTTTGGCTGTGTCAGCGAGAGagtagaaataaaggataagtGGCTGCAAAACAAGGGAacacattttatttatttatttttatttattcattagtttggttttatttctctttgttttggtCCTAAAATCATATCCAATTTGGTTTATTTCCCTTTGAATTTTAATGTTCAAAACAGAATGTTGAAGTATTCGTGGACGCATTTAGAGCAGTAATTGAAGAGAGGTAACGCGTCTATTATTTTGTGGAACTTCAGGAATGATTTGACCTCGAATGCCTTTTGTATTAATTCAAACCTTGCAATGTGGTTTGATCTTGAATGTTTATGCTTTCACCCTGAATATGAATATTTTAGGCTTATTTAGATTATATCTATGATGGTAATATAGACAAATTTTGGCACCTTTGACAGAACTGTATTTCATGCAAACATATAATATTTTCTATTGAATAATAACATATAGTGAATCTTACTATTTGAGGGAGATTTTGTCCACTTATACTTGTTTCCAGGAAGTGGGTACTTCCTTCTCGTTGCCCAGATGGAACTAAAATTTATAAGAGCAGAGCTCTTAGAACACCTTTTATGAAAGTGTGTTTccattaataactaaaagagtGAAAAGGATTACAATCCACTTTCCCGGATACTGATTGACTTAtagatttcatttttttagtgaAGCTATACTTTTGGGTGCCTAGACTCTACGTGGAATAAGTGAAGCTATACCCTGTTGAGACTATCACTATGGAACAATTAATTAAAGTTATATTTTGTTTCTGCCTTATGTTTTAGGCtgagaaaaaaaatcaagacaTTTATTTTAAGAAGATTGTAAGATATGTTGGATAACCCATGAGCCACTTGGAATCTATTGCATCATCAGCGATAATTACATAGTAACACtttgttaattttcctttctatAAATAGGTTCATAGTGTATGAGTGTAAGAGCATTTGGTGCAACAGTAAGATTTCTACCTCATGACATGATGACTGAGTTGAATGTTGACTAATAttgctatatatatgtatacatgTAGGGATTAACAAAGACACTAGACTTTATAATTGACACAGCATTGGTGATCATCCTTTTGATCCTTACATAGCACTTCTGAAAACATTTGGTATCCTAGTAGTAGTTGGGGCTGCAAATGAAATCAAGTTCAGCCCTGCAAGCCTATTCTTCGGTATTACATATATCTGCACATATTGttcattgttttaatttttctggttTGGTGCAGGATTAAAAACAAATGTCATATTTTCTTGTCCCAGTATCTTCTTTTCTCAATTTGGCTACGCAGGTTGGTTGCAtaacttctctttttctttttcattagcAGTTAGGTTAGATGAATTTCGCTgtgcacaccaagtgttcgaTGGTTTGCTTATTTGTTGGTTTGAGCTAACATGCACATCTAGAGATTCAAAAGAATACTGAATCACAGTTATCCAAACACTTTCATACTGTATTATCTTTTGCTTTACATGTAGTGAAAAACATCTGTGTCTGTGGATAAGTTTTTTGTTATGGTAAGTTTCTGAAAAGATTATGTATTTTGAAgttcaaacaattttttttaattaatattctgGATGATTTTAGATTAAGGACCTTGATATATCAAGGAAGAAAGCAGATCTTGAAGGCCACACAACAAGAGCAGATGGTCTGAGGTAGTTGTTTCGATTAATTATGTTTCTCTAGGTTCCTTTCAATTGATTTTTCAGTTTTACTCAATGCTCCTGGCGAAAATATGTCTTACATCCTATTTTGATGCAGACTTTGATGGACATAATTTTAGATCAACTAGCTTACAGCATAGATACCATCCCCCTATTTCTTAAGGTTGAGTGTGATCCTCTCACCCTTTTTGCAAATAGCTGTCTGTACAGGATTATCCGTTTCCTTTTGAAACATTTTCTTCTAGTTATACTAATCAAGAAGCAAAATAAATCTCACTATATGATATTTACATAGTATTGATGACATGACAGTTATGTTATGGCTAATCGTTCTATTTTTACTGAGCGTGATTGCAGACCTTCAGTGAACCAAAATGGAAACTGGAAATAGTTGTGCATTACCTGTGGAAATACATGACTAAGGTAATCAGCAGCTAGATTGTTTGAAAATCTACTTGCTTAATATTATGTATTGTTACTTTTGAAATGGAGCCTCAACGGATAGTAAGCTACAGGTTTCATAAtctctatttaattttgtttgttttatacATAATTGCAGCCTTCTGTTCACACTCGAAAGTCAAATGGCTCTCCTGAGGATGCAACATTTGAAGTGGCTTTGAAATGCTTCTCAAATAAAACTGGCACTAAAagttctattaaaaaaattggtccAGATGTAATGCAGTTCCTTGTTGGTCACAGGTATTCCTTTTTTGTTACTTTAGTACTAAGGTGGTTATGTAATAGAAGTAATGGTTTGATTCCTGTTATTTAAAAGCTTTACTATCTTCCTAACCCTCATACATGGATTGTAAGCATTTTGCATAATGTGATTGGTGAATTTGGTTATAACGAGAGAAATTTTTCGGGGTTATCGGTTCAGTTCTTGATATTCTATATGGCTATAAGGCATGATTGTTTGATTTCGCTTTTGCTCTTGCCGACTTAGGTTGTCTATTTTAAGCTGAATGTGTTTGTAGAGCCTCTACTTTGCTCTGCTTTAGAATTGTTCCTAGTCCTAGTCCTAGAAATTGATTTTGCaacttctaaaaatttttgttggaagtccatgaattaaaatatatagAAGGCCagatttttgtattttcaactTTTGAATTGAGAACTAATTTACTAGTTTCCTTTCATGGCAAATTAGTTCATTCATATGGTCCCTTTAAGCTGCTGGAAGCACCCCACAACCGGTGGCAAGAAGCATGAGCACctaaaaaatttcttgtttgagggAATTTGCTTAACTAATGTTAAGCAAAGACAATAGTGGACAAAGAATATGTACCTTGGAAGCTTAATTTGAAATTGTGCTcattggctttttttttttcataaaatttatttgtttggtcttttaaaaattaaatcgtTATTTAATTGGAATTGATTggtatataataaaataatatatttatataaatatacatttaaaaaaatattttactatttttaaattattttacaaaaaaaaaatagtttgattgatttttggattttttaacttatttattatcaaccaatttttatcttaaatcaaATAGATTTAGTGACTAGTTTTTAGTTAATCGAATTTGAATAGTTCAATTTCATTCTCATAATCATGATTATTTTCTAAACTTCTTTTATAAAGTATGTCTAACTTTTATACTtgtttaactaaaaactaaatacacactaaaaatattatatacatattaaaaattattactaaattaatgattatatacataaaaaatattttgtgtatacaaaaaaaattattaaagataTAATCAAACTAGCACGTTAGGTAGAGTTTTGGTGAGTATAAAAATTAGGCTAATTAAATTTGATGAGCTCAAGTTAGATCgacttattataatttttttttactaaatttaaaCCGATTAAATTTGAGTTGAAATAGATCGGATAATCAAGATCCAATTAGAATTAAATTAGtaagcaaaaattaaaaaatgtgaaaaaatattacgtacacaaaaaaaattatgctgaaaagtgaaaaaaatgactaagatgagattaaaattagtaaaagttaaattatataaatattatagtttttttaatataatatgttAGGTAATTTGTTCATCGGGTCGGTTCAGGTTCATCGACCCCTATATCTGATACTCGAACAAATTAAGGTTGAGTATAATCGAATTTTACTCGATTACCCATAAggtataatatttaatataaaatcggATTTAGTTGGATTTAATCAGATAATCGAGTTACTTGTATCTACTTAATTAGATAATCACGTTATCGGTACTTATTTACATTCTTACAAAAAATTAGCTAGTATATATTTCTGTATAACTAtatgtattgtttaatttatttttaatttatattttatattttaacatatatttcaGGTAGATAGTTGATTTGATTAAGAGTGTTAGCGGATCGTATTAGATCAGATATGATCAAAATCTCGAGTTAATATATACTAAACTCACCGAATCCAATATTTGCATTTTCTCTACTCggatatgatttgaaatttATATTTGTGGATGGGATCAGATTTCAGATATATCtgcagaaaaaaattaaaaagatttttttt
This portion of the Arachis duranensis cultivar V14167 chromosome 6, aradu.V14167.gnm2.J7QH, whole genome shotgun sequence genome encodes:
- the LOC107492417 gene encoding negative regulator of systemic acquired resistance SNI1 isoform X4 → MSCFLVPVSSILNLATQIKDLDISRKKADLEGHTTRADGLRKPLMDIILDQLAYSIDTIPLFLKTFSEPKWKLEIVVHYLWKYMTKPSVHTRKSNGSPEDATFEVALKCFSNKTGTKSSIKKIGPDVMQFLVGHSSFIWSL
- the LOC107492417 gene encoding negative regulator of systemic acquired resistance SNI1 isoform X3 → MIKDLDISRKKADLEGHTTRADGLRKPLMDIILDQLAYSIDTIPLFLKTFSEPKWKLEIVVHYLWKYMTKPSVHTRKSNGSPEDATFEVALKCFSNKTGTKSSIKKIGPDVMQFLVGHRYSFFVTLVLRWLCNRSNGLIPVI